In Brachypodium distachyon strain Bd21 chromosome 2, Brachypodium_distachyon_v3.0, whole genome shotgun sequence, one genomic interval encodes:
- the LOC100821497 gene encoding putative leucine-rich repeat receptor-like protein kinase At2g19210, translating to MPHQPFACSMEQSTPRTMAATPWLLLLLLCLAAGGVLQARAQPDSKGFISIDCGLPGLKGYANETTKLSYATDAGFTDAGTNHNISAEYVTPSMARSWYNVRSFPDGARNCYTLRSIEPGLKYLVRARFKYGNYDGLDRPPVFDLYVGVNFWTVVNMTTRGLTLIEEAIVVVPDDYVQVCLINTGAGTPFISGIDLRPLKKTLYPQATAAQGLVLLARFNFGPTDETAIVRYPDDPHDRVWFPWVDAANLAEITTKNRVQNVDNDLFEAPTAVMQTAVRPRNASRNIEFYWEAEAQPNDPSPGYIAIMHFSELQLLPDKAVREFYVNLNGKPWYPEGYSPQYLYTGATYNTVPSRHSRYNISINATANSTLPPIINAVEIFSVIPTTIIATDSKDVSAIMAIKAKYQVKKNWMGDPCVPKTMAWDSLTCSYAVASAPRIISVNLSSSGLSGDISSSFANLKAVQYLDLSKNKLMSSIPESLSSLPSLAVLDLSGNQLNGSIPSGLLKRVQDGSLTLRYGNNPNLCTNENSCQPTKTKRNSKRAIYIAVPVVLLVVIVSVTVLLLCLLKRKRHGSMNNSVKPQNETTTSYALGSDVGGDSSLRLENRRFTYKDLERITNNFQLVLGRGGFGYVYDGFLEDGTQVAVKLRSHSSSQGVKEFLAEAQILTRIHHKNLVSMIGYCKDGEYMALVYEYMSEGTLQEHISGNKHKRECLPWRQRLRIALESAQGLEYLHKGCNPPLIHRDVKATNILLNSRLEAKIADFGLSKAFNGDSDTHVSTNYIVGTPGYVDPEYQATMQPTAKSDVYSFGVVLLELVTGKPAILREPVHVSIIQWARQQLARGNIEDVVDARMCGDYDVNGVWKAADIALKCTAQASLQRPTMTDVVAQLHECVELEKGHVGGDTNSSSYTSGNVNSSTLSYGAYATNQSADVSQNSDAFEMQHNFNRVPTMPTGPAAR from the exons ATGCCCCATCAGCCATTCGCATGTTCCATGGAGCAATCAACGCCGCGAACCATGGCTGCCACgccgtggctgctgctgctgcttctctgcctcgccgccggcggcgttCTCCAAGCTCGCGCCCAGCCTGACAGCAAAG GATTCATAAGCATAGACTGCGGCTTGCCGGGGCTGAAGGGCTACGCGAACGAAACCACCAAGCTCTCCTACGCCACGGACGCCGGCTTCACCGACGCCGGCACCAACCACAACATCTCGGCCGAGTACGTCACGCCGTCGATGGCCAGGAGCTGGTACAACGTGCGCAGCTTCCCCGACGGCGCGAGGAACTGCTACACGCTGCGGTCCATCGAGCCGGGGCTCAAGTACCTGGTCCGGGCAAGGTTCAAGTACGGCAACTACGACGGCCTGGACAGACCCCCCGTGTTCGACCTCTACGTGGGGGTCAACTTCTGGACGGTGGTCAACATGACGACGCGCGGCCTGACGTTGATCGAGGAGGCCATCGTGGTTGTGCCCGACGACTACGTCCAGGTCTGCCTCATCAACACCGGCGCCGGGACGCCCTTCATCTCCGGGATCGACCTCAGGCCGCTCAAGAAGACGCTCTACCCGCAGGCCACCGCCGCGCAGGGCCTTGTCCTGCTTGCCAGGTTCAACTTTGGCCCCACCGACGAGACCGCCATCGTCAG GTACCCTGACGATCCACACGACCGGGTATGGTTCCCATGGGTGGACGCGGCGAACTTGGCCGAGATAACGACGAAGAACAGAGTGCAGAACGTGGACAACGACTTGTTCGAGGCGCCGACGGCGGTGATGCAGACGGCGGTGAGGCCGCGGAATGCTTCTAGAAACATCGAGTTCTACTGGGAAGCGGAGGCCCAGCCTAACGACCCGTCGCCCGGGTACATCGCCATCATGCACTTCTCCGAGCTGCAGCTCCTCCCAGACAAGGCCGTGCGCGAGTTCTACGTGAACCTTAACGGCAAGCCGTGGTACCCTGAGGGCTACTCGCCGCAGTACCTCTACACCGGGGCCACCTACAACACCGTCCCCTCCAGGCACAGCCGCTACAACATCTCCATCAACGCCACCGCCAACTCCACGCTGCCGCCGATCATCAACGCCGTCGAGATCTTCTCTGTCATCCCCACCACCATCATCGCCACCGATTCCAAGGATG TATCTGCCATCATGGCGATCAAGGCCAAGTATCAGGTGAAGAAGAACTGGATGGGTGACCCCTGTGTTCCCAAGACTATGGCGTGGGATAGCTTGACCTGCAGCTACGCCGTTGCCAGCGCTCCAAGGATCATAAGCGT AAACCTGTCCTCCAGTGGTCTCAGTGGTGATATATCGTCTTCTTTCGCGAATCTCAAGGCTGTCCAGTACTT GGATCTGTCAAAGAATAAGTTGATGAGCTCAATTCCAGAATCACTTTCATCGTTACCTTCATTGGCAGTTCT AGATTTGTCAGGAAACCAGCTCAATGGATCAATCCCTTCTGGACTTCTCAAAAGAGTTCAAGATGGCTCCCTCACTCTGAG atATGGTAACAATCCAAACCTTTGCACCAACGAAAATTCATGTCAACCTACTAAAACCAAGAGGAACAGCAAGCGGGCCATCTACATTGCTGTCCCTGTGGTTCTGCTTGTGGTGATAGTGTCAGTGACAGTACTGCTCTTGTGTTTGCTAAAACGAAAACGGCACG GATCAATGAACAACTCCGTGAAGCCGCAGAACGAGACGACAACAAGCTATGCGCTGGGAAGTGATGTTGGTGGTGACAGTTCGCTGCGACTTGAGAACCGCCGGTTCACGTACAAGGATCTTGAGAGGATAACCAACAACTTCCAGCTAGTGCTCGGCCGGGGAGGGTTTGGGTATGTCTACGATGGCTTCCTGGAGGACGGCACCCAGGTGGCGGTGAAGTTGCGGTCTCATTCTTCGAGTCAAGGTGTCAAGGAGTTCCTCGCTGAG GCACAAATTTTGACCCGGATTCATCACAAAAATCTTGTCTCCATGATTGGTTACTGCAAGGATGGGGAATACATGGCACTTGTCTACGAATACATGTCAGAGGGGACCCTGCAAGAGCATATTTCAG GAAACAAGCACAAAAGAGAATGTCTACCCTGGAGACAAAGACTACGAATCGCACTTGAATCTGCGCAAG GGCTAGAGTACCTACACAAGGGGTGCAACCCGCCTTTGATTCACAGGGACGTCAAGGCCACAAACATCTTGTTGAACTCGAGATTGGAGGCCAAGATTGCCGACTTTGGCTTGTCCAAAGCCTTCAATGGCGATAGTGACACCCATGTGTCCACAAACTACATCGTTGGTACACCTGGGTATGTGGACCCGGAGTACCAGGCAACAATGCAGCCGACGGCCAAGAGCGACGTGTATAGCTTCGGAGTCGTCCTGTTGGAGCTAGTCACGGGCAAGCCGGCCATCTTGCGAGAGCCAGTGCATGTCAGCATCATCCAATGGGCGCGCCAGCAACTGGCACGGGGAAACATCGAGGACGTGGTGGATGCACGCATGTGTGGTGATTACGATGTTAACGGGGTGTGGAAGGCTGCGGACATCGCGCTCAAGTGCACTGCACAGGCTTCATTGCAGCGGCCCACCATGACCGACGTGGTGGCGCAGCTGCACGAGTGTGTAGAGCTAGAGAAGGGACATGTTGGAGGCGACACAAACAGTAGTTCATACACCAGCGGCAACGTCAACAGCTCGACCTTGAGCTATGGTGCTTATGCCACTAATCAATCTGCTGATGTGAGCCAAAACAGCGATGCGTTTGAGATGCAGCATAACTTCAACAGGGTGCCAACTATGCCCACCGGTCCTGCTGCACGTTGA